In Octopus bimaculoides isolate UCB-OBI-ISO-001 chromosome 26, ASM119413v2, whole genome shotgun sequence, the following are encoded in one genomic region:
- the LOC106883040 gene encoding uncharacterized protein LOC106883040 isoform X2, with protein sequence MFSENSPEWYSSIDEKPFSNRIEYDDTEAKRNQIQSFEKDINQMESMISSMEAMSKNIRAHLFEMQPATGEGLTTRLKPYDGPGSHPSSVTSPDFNDADNTYSEVSCMSSSEDANYNDYKVLQTEPWKEVKRRPLPPPRVQLTIQPDPDKESYQTPVLFKSQVETYQEEPTTDTTLLPASDDGLQQTHHQEEMAIHSTNNNLPSPVLHQQTIKLEDLVSQAAKLLEDGATKPNIDTDALETDENVKESVTGVNARQQDAGQNTAKMNIDGTKRQQNASRKKSGLFVSGNKEEEDDDDDEEEEEEEEVEDEEEVEEQYGDQGTARVRRGQHVSWYMSKRDRKECVTKPHGWSVQRQQGLLWPSEKPYDVYDKKKRKKDVSENGNEQDVFRSSRQQRRAIKREQYSILGGGKQQGDVRKKNQPNDKYPNIVWQHNNSDMDATDQIFNTFSFPSHDDTLPVDWGYSDDPDEEILFRKRDQLYNNVYSPNSFANKRISYGKERHNEKTFVRGGCNEVHKQNSEMSLRRHIKSRSTNDISKIYDGSNNCQFPGMSMKGGHTLNSQVFSDSDEYQETDWLGEKDRRRTLSLTRHTPKNKSRGVHFNDTVYMIDDMYDKIPLRHQKDRHHCHHNDHRHADPYESVYSSSYINPSHIRSCSKGFYNNPQHFYADNYEAAEPHYDYSPWIRRPPQPAKHWSFVSLNTTPVLKARQSQNAHASKKVGNPILKKTPQKGAESSNSGSKVVDRSSPSLSKKTSETGLILQSGYSPDSGYLSDTPKMLGCTNKTLPPYTNVKNISEAKKDISNNSPTLKMVCCVMSMPVKDSNKNAVNNKETIYISGFQNSDLHYDEFPSQEKLGVPVKANEGKKIGCLVRELLQQVSACEVMNSKQTTYKSNAAASSDASSDPGPPVLYCYLSSDVVPVLNKGECSTNGIRQNKNTNRNTEKSLASTKPPCGRTTQTDKQDLNYNKNIQRNGGLSWWINGQDFHHNNSSKTERIYRNVLPPPTAVSKSKPACFNNNNKQDNCWFDLNQVLKATRKGKASPFPTKKNVPAPQQPKKKPFLL encoded by the exons ATGTTCAGTGAAAATAGTCCAGAATGGTACTCTTCTATAGATGAAAAACCTTTCTCAAACAGAATTGAATATGATGATACTGAAGCCAAGAGAAATCAG ATTCAGAGTTTTGAGAAGGATATCAACCAAATGGAGAGCATGATATCATCAATGGAAGCCATGTCTAAGAATATACGAGCACACTTGTTTGAGATGCAGCCAGCAACTGGTGAGGGCCTTACTACAAGACTGAAACCGTATGACGGACCAGGTTCTCATCCCTCAAGTGTGACCTCACCGGACTTCAATGATGCCGACAACACTTACTCAGAAG TTTCCTGCATGAGTTCCTCCGAAGATGCTAACTATAAT GATTACAAAGTGCTGCAAACGGAACCCTGGAAAGAAGTAAAACGTCGACCACTTCCCCCACCACGTGTTCAGTTAACAATTCAGCCAGATCCAGATAAAG AATCTTACCAGACCCCTGTCCTATTTAAAAGTCAAGTTGAAACTTACCAAGAGGAGCCTACTACAGACACTACATTG CTTCCTGCATCAGATGATGGTCTCCAACAGACCCACCATCAAGAAGAAATGGCCATTCACAGCACAAATAATAATCTACCTTCACCAGTATTACACCAACAAACTATCAAACTGGAAG ATCTCGTCAGCCAAGCTGCCAAATTACTGGAAGATGGTGCCACAAAACCCAACATTGACACTGATGCATTG GAAACTGATGAGAATGTAAAAGAAAGTGTAACAGGTGTAAATGCCAGACAACaggatgctggacaaaatacagcaaaaatgaatattgatGGAACAAAGAGACAACAGAATGCTAGCAGAAAGAAGAGTGGCTTATTTGTGAGTGGAAACAAggaagaagaggatgatgatgatgatgaggaagaggaggaggaggaggaggtggaagatgAGGAAGAGGTAGAGGAACAATATGGAGACCAGGGTACTGCTAGAGTGAGAAGAGGCCAGCATGTATCTTGGTATATGTCTAAACGGGACAGAAAGGAATGTGTaacgaaaccacatggttggagtGTCCAAAGGCAGCAGGGGTTGTTGTGGCCAAGTGAGAAACCATATGATGTGTATGATAAGAAGAAGCGGAAAAAAGATGTATCGGAGAATGGCAATGAACAGGATGTGTTTAGGAGCAGCAGGCAGCAGCGGAGAGCCATCAAAAGAGAGCAATATAGTATTTTGGGAGGTGGGAAGCAGCAAGGTGATGTCAGAAAGAAAAACCAGCCGAATGACAAGTACCCTAATATAGTATGGCAGCATAACAATTCGGACATGGACGCAACCGATCAAATATTTAATACCTTCAGTTTCCCGAGCCATGACGACACTTTGCCTGTAGATTGGGGATATTCAGACGATCCTGATGAAGAGATTCTGTTTAGGAAAAGAGACCAATTGTATAACAATGTTTACTCTCCAAACTCTTTTGCCAACAAACGTATCTCGTATGGTAAGGAAAGACACAATGAGAAGACTTTCGTAAGAGGTGGCTGCAATGAAGTACACAAACAGAACAGTGAGATGAGTCTGAGACGACACATAAAGAGCCGTAGCACTAATGACATCTCTAAAATATATGACGGCAGCAACAATT GTCAATTTCCAGGGATGTCGATGAAAGGTGGTCATACTTTGAACAGTCAg GTGTTTTCAGACTCTGATGAATACCAAGAGACTGACTGGTTAGGTGAGAAAGACAGGCGAAGAACTTTGTCACTGACAAGACATACGCCGAAGAACAAATCACGAGGAGTTCATTTCAATGATACAG TTTATATGATTGATGACATGTATGATAAAATTCCATTGAGGCATCAGAAG gaccgccaccactgccaccacaatgACCACAGACATGCTGATCCCTATGAATCTGTTTACTCCAGCTCTTACATTAATCCTTCTCACATTCGATCGTGTTCAAAAGGTTTCTATAACAACCCTCAACACTTTTATGCGGATAACTATGAAGCTGCAGAACCTCATTATG atTACTCACCCTGGATTAGAAGACCACCA CAACCGGCGAAGCACTGGAGTTTTGTCTCCTTAAATACGACACCAGTGTTGAAAGCAAGACAGTCTCAAAATGCACATGCCTCAAAGAAGGTTGGCAATCCCATTTTAAAGAAAACGCCCCAGAAAGGTGCTGAAAGTTCAAATTCAGGCAGTAAAGTTGTTGACAGATCTTCTCCCTCTTTGTCAAAGAAGACATCAGAGACAGGGCTTATCTTACAATCAGGTTATTCTCCAGACAGTGGATATCTATCAGACACTCCAAAAATGTTAG GTTGTACCAACAAAACTCTTCCACCTTACACCAATGTAAAGAATATATCAGAG GCAAAGAAGGATATTAGTAATAATTCACCTACATTAAAGATGGTCTGTTGTGTGATGTCAATGCCTGTCAAAGATTCGAACAAGAATGCAGTGAACAACAAAG AAACCATCTACATCAGTGGTTTCCAGAATTCTGATCTACATTATGATGAATTCCCCAGTCAAGAGAAG TTAGGAGTCCCTGTGAAAgccaatgaaggaaagaaaataggcTGTCTTGTCCGTGAATTATTGCAACAGGTATCAGCATGTGAAGTAATGAACTCTAAGCAAACTACATACAAAAGCAATGCAGCTGCTTCCTCTGATGCTAGCTCTGACCCTGGGCCTCCTGTGCTCTACTGCTACTTATCATCAGATGTTGTTCCAGTATTAAACAAAG ggGAATGTTCTACAAATGGAATCAGACAAAATAAGAACACAAACAGGAATACAGAGAAGTCATTAGCATCAACAAAACCTCCATGTGGCAGGACCACCCAGACTGACAAACAAGATctgaattataataaaaacatccAAAGAAATGGGGGCCTGTCTTGGTGGATTAATGGTCAGGACTTTCACCACAACAATTCCAGTAAAACAGAAAGGATTTATCGCAATGTCCTTCCTCCACCAACGGCTGTCAGCAAATCTAAACCAgcttgttttaataataataataagcaggaTAACTGCTGGTTTGACCTGAATCAAGTGCTGAAGGCAACTAGGAAGGGAAAGGCATCACCATTCCCCACTAAAAAg AATGTACCAGCACCCCAACAACCAAAAAAGAAACCATTTTTGTTATAA
- the LOC106883040 gene encoding uncharacterized protein LOC106883040 isoform X3, translated as MFSENSPEWYSSIDEKPFSNRIEYDDTEAKRNQIQSFEKDINQMESMISSMEAMSKNIRAHLFEMQPATGEGLTTRLKPYDGPGSHPSSVTSPDFNDADNTYSEVSCMSSSEDANYNDYKVLQTEPWKEVKRRPLPPPRVQLTIQPDPDKESYQTPVLFKSQVETYQEEPTTDTTLLPASDDGLQQTHHQEEMAIHSTNNNLPSPVLHQQTIKLEDLVSQAAKLLEDGATKPNIDTDALVDSIMSEIKHSFNENKEKTVDGIGVHETTDENRQETDENVKESVTGVNARQQDAGQNTAKMNIDGTKRQQNASRKKSGLFVSGNKEEEDDDDDEEEEEEEEVEDEEEVEEQYGDQGTARVRRGQHVSWYMSKRDRKECVTKPHGWSVQRQQGLLWPSEKPYDVYDKKKRKKDVSENGNEQDVFRSSRQQRRAIKREQYSILGGGKQQGDVRKKNQPNDKYPNIVWQHNNSDMDATDQIFNTFSFPSHDDTLPVDWGYSDDPDEEILFRKRDQLYNNVYSPNSFANKRISYGKERHNEKTFVRGGCNEVHKQNSEMSLRRHIKSRSTNDISKIYDGSNNCQFPGMSMKGGHTLNSQVFSDSDEYQETDWLGEKDRRRTLSLTRHTPKNKSRGVHFNDTVYMIDDMYDKIPLRHQKDRHHCHHNDHRHADPYESVYSSSYINPSHIRSCSKGFYNNPQHFYADNYEAAEPHYDYSPWIRRPPQPAKHWSFVSLNTTPVLKARQSQNAHASKKVGNPILKKTPQKGAESSNSGSKVVDRSSPSLSKKTSETGLILQSGYSPDSGYLSDTPKMLGCTNKTLPPYTNVKNISEAKKDISNNSPTLKMVCCVMSMPVKDSNKNAVNNKETIYISGFQNSDLHYDEFPSQEKGNVLQMESDKIRTQTGIQRSH; from the exons ATGTTCAGTGAAAATAGTCCAGAATGGTACTCTTCTATAGATGAAAAACCTTTCTCAAACAGAATTGAATATGATGATACTGAAGCCAAGAGAAATCAG ATTCAGAGTTTTGAGAAGGATATCAACCAAATGGAGAGCATGATATCATCAATGGAAGCCATGTCTAAGAATATACGAGCACACTTGTTTGAGATGCAGCCAGCAACTGGTGAGGGCCTTACTACAAGACTGAAACCGTATGACGGACCAGGTTCTCATCCCTCAAGTGTGACCTCACCGGACTTCAATGATGCCGACAACACTTACTCAGAAG TTTCCTGCATGAGTTCCTCCGAAGATGCTAACTATAAT GATTACAAAGTGCTGCAAACGGAACCCTGGAAAGAAGTAAAACGTCGACCACTTCCCCCACCACGTGTTCAGTTAACAATTCAGCCAGATCCAGATAAAG AATCTTACCAGACCCCTGTCCTATTTAAAAGTCAAGTTGAAACTTACCAAGAGGAGCCTACTACAGACACTACATTG CTTCCTGCATCAGATGATGGTCTCCAACAGACCCACCATCAAGAAGAAATGGCCATTCACAGCACAAATAATAATCTACCTTCACCAGTATTACACCAACAAACTATCAAACTGGAAG ATCTCGTCAGCCAAGCTGCCAAATTACTGGAAGATGGTGCCACAAAACCCAACATTGACACTGATGCATTG GTTGATTCTATAATGTCAGAAATAAAGCATTCTTTCAATGAGAACAAGGAGAAGACTGTTGATGGAATCGGTGTCCATGAAACAACAGATGAAAACAGACAG GAAACTGATGAGAATGTAAAAGAAAGTGTAACAGGTGTAAATGCCAGACAACaggatgctggacaaaatacagcaaaaatgaatattgatGGAACAAAGAGACAACAGAATGCTAGCAGAAAGAAGAGTGGCTTATTTGTGAGTGGAAACAAggaagaagaggatgatgatgatgatgaggaagaggaggaggaggaggaggtggaagatgAGGAAGAGGTAGAGGAACAATATGGAGACCAGGGTACTGCTAGAGTGAGAAGAGGCCAGCATGTATCTTGGTATATGTCTAAACGGGACAGAAAGGAATGTGTaacgaaaccacatggttggagtGTCCAAAGGCAGCAGGGGTTGTTGTGGCCAAGTGAGAAACCATATGATGTGTATGATAAGAAGAAGCGGAAAAAAGATGTATCGGAGAATGGCAATGAACAGGATGTGTTTAGGAGCAGCAGGCAGCAGCGGAGAGCCATCAAAAGAGAGCAATATAGTATTTTGGGAGGTGGGAAGCAGCAAGGTGATGTCAGAAAGAAAAACCAGCCGAATGACAAGTACCCTAATATAGTATGGCAGCATAACAATTCGGACATGGACGCAACCGATCAAATATTTAATACCTTCAGTTTCCCGAGCCATGACGACACTTTGCCTGTAGATTGGGGATATTCAGACGATCCTGATGAAGAGATTCTGTTTAGGAAAAGAGACCAATTGTATAACAATGTTTACTCTCCAAACTCTTTTGCCAACAAACGTATCTCGTATGGTAAGGAAAGACACAATGAGAAGACTTTCGTAAGAGGTGGCTGCAATGAAGTACACAAACAGAACAGTGAGATGAGTCTGAGACGACACATAAAGAGCCGTAGCACTAATGACATCTCTAAAATATATGACGGCAGCAACAATT GTCAATTTCCAGGGATGTCGATGAAAGGTGGTCATACTTTGAACAGTCAg GTGTTTTCAGACTCTGATGAATACCAAGAGACTGACTGGTTAGGTGAGAAAGACAGGCGAAGAACTTTGTCACTGACAAGACATACGCCGAAGAACAAATCACGAGGAGTTCATTTCAATGATACAG TTTATATGATTGATGACATGTATGATAAAATTCCATTGAGGCATCAGAAG gaccgccaccactgccaccacaatgACCACAGACATGCTGATCCCTATGAATCTGTTTACTCCAGCTCTTACATTAATCCTTCTCACATTCGATCGTGTTCAAAAGGTTTCTATAACAACCCTCAACACTTTTATGCGGATAACTATGAAGCTGCAGAACCTCATTATG atTACTCACCCTGGATTAGAAGACCACCA CAACCGGCGAAGCACTGGAGTTTTGTCTCCTTAAATACGACACCAGTGTTGAAAGCAAGACAGTCTCAAAATGCACATGCCTCAAAGAAGGTTGGCAATCCCATTTTAAAGAAAACGCCCCAGAAAGGTGCTGAAAGTTCAAATTCAGGCAGTAAAGTTGTTGACAGATCTTCTCCCTCTTTGTCAAAGAAGACATCAGAGACAGGGCTTATCTTACAATCAGGTTATTCTCCAGACAGTGGATATCTATCAGACACTCCAAAAATGTTAG GTTGTACCAACAAAACTCTTCCACCTTACACCAATGTAAAGAATATATCAGAG GCAAAGAAGGATATTAGTAATAATTCACCTACATTAAAGATGGTCTGTTGTGTGATGTCAATGCCTGTCAAAGATTCGAACAAGAATGCAGTGAACAACAAAG AAACCATCTACATCAGTGGTTTCCAGAATTCTGATCTACATTATGATGAATTCCCCAGTCAAGAGAAG ggGAATGTTCTACAAATGGAATCAGACAAAATAAGAACACAAACAGGAATACAGAGAAGTCATTAG
- the LOC106883040 gene encoding uncharacterized protein LOC106883040 isoform X1, giving the protein MFSENSPEWYSSIDEKPFSNRIEYDDTEAKRNQIQSFEKDINQMESMISSMEAMSKNIRAHLFEMQPATGEGLTTRLKPYDGPGSHPSSVTSPDFNDADNTYSEVSCMSSSEDANYNDYKVLQTEPWKEVKRRPLPPPRVQLTIQPDPDKESYQTPVLFKSQVETYQEEPTTDTTLLPASDDGLQQTHHQEEMAIHSTNNNLPSPVLHQQTIKLEDLVSQAAKLLEDGATKPNIDTDALVDSIMSEIKHSFNENKEKTVDGIGVHETTDENRQETDENVKESVTGVNARQQDAGQNTAKMNIDGTKRQQNASRKKSGLFVSGNKEEEDDDDDEEEEEEEEVEDEEEVEEQYGDQGTARVRRGQHVSWYMSKRDRKECVTKPHGWSVQRQQGLLWPSEKPYDVYDKKKRKKDVSENGNEQDVFRSSRQQRRAIKREQYSILGGGKQQGDVRKKNQPNDKYPNIVWQHNNSDMDATDQIFNTFSFPSHDDTLPVDWGYSDDPDEEILFRKRDQLYNNVYSPNSFANKRISYGKERHNEKTFVRGGCNEVHKQNSEMSLRRHIKSRSTNDISKIYDGSNNCQFPGMSMKGGHTLNSQVFSDSDEYQETDWLGEKDRRRTLSLTRHTPKNKSRGVHFNDTVYMIDDMYDKIPLRHQKDRHHCHHNDHRHADPYESVYSSSYINPSHIRSCSKGFYNNPQHFYADNYEAAEPHYDYSPWIRRPPQPAKHWSFVSLNTTPVLKARQSQNAHASKKVGNPILKKTPQKGAESSNSGSKVVDRSSPSLSKKTSETGLILQSGYSPDSGYLSDTPKMLGCTNKTLPPYTNVKNISEAKKDISNNSPTLKMVCCVMSMPVKDSNKNAVNNKETIYISGFQNSDLHYDEFPSQEKLGVPVKANEGKKIGCLVRELLQQVSACEVMNSKQTTYKSNAAASSDASSDPGPPVLYCYLSSDVVPVLNKGECSTNGIRQNKNTNRNTEKSLASTKPPCGRTTQTDKQDLNYNKNIQRNGGLSWWINGQDFHHNNSSKTERIYRNVLPPPTAVSKSKPACFNNNNKQDNCWFDLNQVLKATRKGKASPFPTKKNVPAPQQPKKKPFLL; this is encoded by the exons ATGTTCAGTGAAAATAGTCCAGAATGGTACTCTTCTATAGATGAAAAACCTTTCTCAAACAGAATTGAATATGATGATACTGAAGCCAAGAGAAATCAG ATTCAGAGTTTTGAGAAGGATATCAACCAAATGGAGAGCATGATATCATCAATGGAAGCCATGTCTAAGAATATACGAGCACACTTGTTTGAGATGCAGCCAGCAACTGGTGAGGGCCTTACTACAAGACTGAAACCGTATGACGGACCAGGTTCTCATCCCTCAAGTGTGACCTCACCGGACTTCAATGATGCCGACAACACTTACTCAGAAG TTTCCTGCATGAGTTCCTCCGAAGATGCTAACTATAAT GATTACAAAGTGCTGCAAACGGAACCCTGGAAAGAAGTAAAACGTCGACCACTTCCCCCACCACGTGTTCAGTTAACAATTCAGCCAGATCCAGATAAAG AATCTTACCAGACCCCTGTCCTATTTAAAAGTCAAGTTGAAACTTACCAAGAGGAGCCTACTACAGACACTACATTG CTTCCTGCATCAGATGATGGTCTCCAACAGACCCACCATCAAGAAGAAATGGCCATTCACAGCACAAATAATAATCTACCTTCACCAGTATTACACCAACAAACTATCAAACTGGAAG ATCTCGTCAGCCAAGCTGCCAAATTACTGGAAGATGGTGCCACAAAACCCAACATTGACACTGATGCATTG GTTGATTCTATAATGTCAGAAATAAAGCATTCTTTCAATGAGAACAAGGAGAAGACTGTTGATGGAATCGGTGTCCATGAAACAACAGATGAAAACAGACAG GAAACTGATGAGAATGTAAAAGAAAGTGTAACAGGTGTAAATGCCAGACAACaggatgctggacaaaatacagcaaaaatgaatattgatGGAACAAAGAGACAACAGAATGCTAGCAGAAAGAAGAGTGGCTTATTTGTGAGTGGAAACAAggaagaagaggatgatgatgatgatgaggaagaggaggaggaggaggaggtggaagatgAGGAAGAGGTAGAGGAACAATATGGAGACCAGGGTACTGCTAGAGTGAGAAGAGGCCAGCATGTATCTTGGTATATGTCTAAACGGGACAGAAAGGAATGTGTaacgaaaccacatggttggagtGTCCAAAGGCAGCAGGGGTTGTTGTGGCCAAGTGAGAAACCATATGATGTGTATGATAAGAAGAAGCGGAAAAAAGATGTATCGGAGAATGGCAATGAACAGGATGTGTTTAGGAGCAGCAGGCAGCAGCGGAGAGCCATCAAAAGAGAGCAATATAGTATTTTGGGAGGTGGGAAGCAGCAAGGTGATGTCAGAAAGAAAAACCAGCCGAATGACAAGTACCCTAATATAGTATGGCAGCATAACAATTCGGACATGGACGCAACCGATCAAATATTTAATACCTTCAGTTTCCCGAGCCATGACGACACTTTGCCTGTAGATTGGGGATATTCAGACGATCCTGATGAAGAGATTCTGTTTAGGAAAAGAGACCAATTGTATAACAATGTTTACTCTCCAAACTCTTTTGCCAACAAACGTATCTCGTATGGTAAGGAAAGACACAATGAGAAGACTTTCGTAAGAGGTGGCTGCAATGAAGTACACAAACAGAACAGTGAGATGAGTCTGAGACGACACATAAAGAGCCGTAGCACTAATGACATCTCTAAAATATATGACGGCAGCAACAATT GTCAATTTCCAGGGATGTCGATGAAAGGTGGTCATACTTTGAACAGTCAg GTGTTTTCAGACTCTGATGAATACCAAGAGACTGACTGGTTAGGTGAGAAAGACAGGCGAAGAACTTTGTCACTGACAAGACATACGCCGAAGAACAAATCACGAGGAGTTCATTTCAATGATACAG TTTATATGATTGATGACATGTATGATAAAATTCCATTGAGGCATCAGAAG gaccgccaccactgccaccacaatgACCACAGACATGCTGATCCCTATGAATCTGTTTACTCCAGCTCTTACATTAATCCTTCTCACATTCGATCGTGTTCAAAAGGTTTCTATAACAACCCTCAACACTTTTATGCGGATAACTATGAAGCTGCAGAACCTCATTATG atTACTCACCCTGGATTAGAAGACCACCA CAACCGGCGAAGCACTGGAGTTTTGTCTCCTTAAATACGACACCAGTGTTGAAAGCAAGACAGTCTCAAAATGCACATGCCTCAAAGAAGGTTGGCAATCCCATTTTAAAGAAAACGCCCCAGAAAGGTGCTGAAAGTTCAAATTCAGGCAGTAAAGTTGTTGACAGATCTTCTCCCTCTTTGTCAAAGAAGACATCAGAGACAGGGCTTATCTTACAATCAGGTTATTCTCCAGACAGTGGATATCTATCAGACACTCCAAAAATGTTAG GTTGTACCAACAAAACTCTTCCACCTTACACCAATGTAAAGAATATATCAGAG GCAAAGAAGGATATTAGTAATAATTCACCTACATTAAAGATGGTCTGTTGTGTGATGTCAATGCCTGTCAAAGATTCGAACAAGAATGCAGTGAACAACAAAG AAACCATCTACATCAGTGGTTTCCAGAATTCTGATCTACATTATGATGAATTCCCCAGTCAAGAGAAG TTAGGAGTCCCTGTGAAAgccaatgaaggaaagaaaataggcTGTCTTGTCCGTGAATTATTGCAACAGGTATCAGCATGTGAAGTAATGAACTCTAAGCAAACTACATACAAAAGCAATGCAGCTGCTTCCTCTGATGCTAGCTCTGACCCTGGGCCTCCTGTGCTCTACTGCTACTTATCATCAGATGTTGTTCCAGTATTAAACAAAG ggGAATGTTCTACAAATGGAATCAGACAAAATAAGAACACAAACAGGAATACAGAGAAGTCATTAGCATCAACAAAACCTCCATGTGGCAGGACCACCCAGACTGACAAACAAGATctgaattataataaaaacatccAAAGAAATGGGGGCCTGTCTTGGTGGATTAATGGTCAGGACTTTCACCACAACAATTCCAGTAAAACAGAAAGGATTTATCGCAATGTCCTTCCTCCACCAACGGCTGTCAGCAAATCTAAACCAgcttgttttaataataataataagcaggaTAACTGCTGGTTTGACCTGAATCAAGTGCTGAAGGCAACTAGGAAGGGAAAGGCATCACCATTCCCCACTAAAAAg AATGTACCAGCACCCCAACAACCAAAAAAGAAACCATTTTTGTTATAA